Part of the Sorghum bicolor cultivar BTx623 chromosome 1, Sorghum_bicolor_NCBIv3, whole genome shotgun sequence genome, GAAGACCAAGGAGGCCGCCGAGGCGGCGAGCGAGCGCGGCGCCGAGGCGCACGAGCGGTCGAAGCAGGGCAAGGAGAAGGTCGAGGAGAAGGCCCGAGAGAAAGCCGGGCAGGGGTACGAGAGCGCCAAGGACGCGGCCGGCAAGGCGCAGGAGACGCTGCGGCAGACCACGGACGCGGCGGCGGAGAAGGCCGCGAAGGCCAAGGAGGCCGCGTGGGAGACGACGGCCGCCGCGAAGGAGAAGGCCGCGGCGGCCAAGGACGCCGCGGCCAACAAGGCTGGCGCGGCCAAGGACGCGGCGGCGGAGAAGGCGGAGGCGGCCGCCAAGAAGGCGCAGGAGTCTAAGGAGGCCGCCAAGGGGAAGGCTACGGAGAAGGCGGCGTCGGCCAAGGACGCGGCGTGGGAGACGGTGGAGACGGCCAAGGAGAAGGCCAGCGAAGGGTACGAGAGGGTGAAGGAGAAGGCGAGGGAGACGGCGGACACGGCCAAGGAGAGGCTGGAGGAGGTGAAGGAGAGGGTCGCTGGCCCcagcgccgacgccgacgccggcaAGGGGAAGCACCGGAGGGCGGACGCAGACAAGTACCGGTCGGAGGATGAGCTGTGAGAGAGAGacctcgccggcgccggcgttgGATGATGTTTGCATTCAGTGTCGAGGATGTTTCCAGCGTGTTTAAAGCTCTACTTTTTTTCACACAGATCTGTACACTCTCTTTAGTCTTCTGTTTCAGCCACGACCATGATGCTGTTCCTGCTCTGTAGTATAATAATCTGTTGACGTGTACAAAAGCTTCCCACAAAATTTGAGTTACGTACAACTTCTTGTTATTTCACACGACGGCATGACAAATTTTATTACAAAAGGGCCTCCTTTCAAATCTAATTGAAAGTAAGCGAGGACATATTCCTCTTCAAACCTAATTGAAGAGGATGCACATTTCCTTCTTTCTTCAACCCGATCGATATCAGCATCGCCACCGGTTTCTTCAGTCGGTCAGACGAGCAGTGGGGCTTCCAGTGCAGCGGCTGTCGGACTGGCGTCCTGCAGCCTCAGAGTGGATGCGACCACCAGGGAGATCACGGCGAAGCAGGAGGGGATCAGCCCCGTCCCGTACCTGCTCACCGTGTTCAGGCCCCTCTTCTCGCCGCAGCTCATCGTGTCTGCAGCGGAAGACAAGAATGTTGCGCCCGGCCGATCAGTTGCTGGCCTTCCCagcacagaaaaaaaaaacacaatttCGAGCATTTCTGCCGATCTCGACGTCACTTACCTTCGTACGATTCCAGCACAAACAGGGCGATTCCGCAGGAGATCTTGTCCAGGAAGCTGAGGGAGCCGTAGACGAAGGCGCAGCCGTTCAGGTCCTCCCCTACCAGCGCGCTCTCCAGCCCAACCGTCGTGACCTGCTCATGTAATGTTATGTTAAGCCAGAGCACGCGGAACTGGCAGAAGACTTGGGGGCGAGCAGCGTGGCGTGGTGGGCGCCTGTGTTTTACCATGACGAGCGCGTTGGCGGCgccgatgaccatggcgagAGGGTACATGAGGTTGTGCATCTCGCTCGGGAGGACGAAGACGGCGACGCCGGAGATGACCCAGAGCGTGGCGCCGACGGTGAGGAGGGACTTGAGCCGCCGGCTGTTCCACTTGATCTCCTGTGTTGCAGGCAGTTCCAGAGATGGGTGAGCAAGGATCGGAAAGACTGAATTTTGCAATGCAGTACAACACGTTTGTAACAGTTCTTGCTTGTGCAAGTGTTGGATTTGGACCTGCAGAACGATGGACACGAAGAAGCTGCAGCAGAATATGATGGCTGGTATCTGCAGACACAGATGACAGATCAAAGGGGTGAGGAAAAAAGGAGAGCAAAAGTAGTAATTCTCATATCTGCCCTGCCGCCGGCGTCTCACCCAAAAGATTCTTtaaaaaaaggaagaaaatACAAGCAGATGAAAGAACTCACTATTGCTTTCGAGTATTCATTCATTCTCAAATCTCTGGTGACGTAGAAAGCGATGAGCGACTGCAAAGGAGAACATGAGCAAATATAAAAGATCAAATGCCAGAGACGATAACATATTAACATGGCACAGCTAATTCTAAGTTCTGACTTGTACCTATGGAGCAGGGAAAAAAAGGGCTCCCTTTGGAAAAATTCTAATGACACTGGATACTGTGCTAAACATGGTTTATTTCAACAATGTAAATTGATTGCTCGATTTTATTATACCATGACACTGCAAGATTAAGGATTTTACCCTTTTTTAAAGGGCTCTATTTTCAAATTAGGATTGGatggaaaataaaaaaagggATATCTTAGGAACTAATGCCCAGACAGATTaaaatgcatggaacatagaaccTTGTCTGAGAAATCTGCTAAGGACAAAGCTGATTATAGAGCATGCCATGTGCATTTTCAAGCTAATTAAGAAACAAAAACTTTCTGATTGCACATGGCTCCATATGCCAACCTGAGATACGTTTGTGATCAGTCTTGCAAGCATATACAGGAGAGCAACTTGGTAGTACAAGGTCTTTTTGAACCAGTAGCCCCAGGAAATCCGAGCCTTCTTCTTACAGTTAGGTTCAGACTTCAAGCTGCAAAAGCACACAATCAGAACAAGCATAATTTATAAAGCATATATATGCACTATTCCATTCTGGGTAATAATAACATGTCAACGTACGTAGGTTCCTTGGTTCCAACATGAAAGACGACCAGGAAGCAGCATCCTATGAAGATGGACAGGTATGCAATCCATCGATACTGTTGGTGAAAGAAATGAAGGGCAAATTAGTAAACATTGCTTATATTTCTTTGGTCTACAAAATGCAACTTTTTTTTGCTTCTGTCACCTGGATAACAATGTCTGAGCATTCTTTTGCCTTTATAGCACCAAAGACAGCTAAAGCAATCCCATACAAACCGAGATTTGCAACCTGTATTTCGCCATTCTTGTGAGTATATTCCCCATGTGGAAATTTGTTTAAAGGGGAACAAGACAGAGTAGATTGATCAAATGGACATTGATAAATGGGCCCACACACTTGTAGAGTTCTAGCACACCAGTTTTAACAAGAAAAGGTACGACAGTAAGAAGATTCATGTTCCCTCCCATACAATTTATAGTTCTATTCGCAAAAAAGAAGTTGTATAGCAGAATTGTGGTAAGAACAACTGGCAGCTACAAGTGTCAATAAGATGAAATGCTGATTGCTGGTACTCACTACTCACCATAGTGAACGCATTTCTGCAGCTTGCTAAGGCTACACGGCTTGTCGGATTCAGTGTCATGCAGTTCACCATCGACCTGGACGTTAAGAAAATTGCATCAGCCAGAGCTCAAATCTTGTAAGTATATCAGGACTCAGGACTCGGGAGAAAGGTTCAGTCCAGTTTCAAGGAGCTGTGCTTACATGTGGGAGACCTGTGTGGCCGCCCAACCAATGTTGAACACCGCTGCGAAGAAGCTGTAGCCCACGGTCCTCACGAGGTACGAATCTGTCCCCAGAATGGTGCACAGCAGACAGCCACCAAAG contains:
- the LOC8059830 gene encoding ABA-inducible protein PHV A1, producing the protein MAVVSRSRSRDVPSALLLLLLLLAVASAAAVGVAAKTNVHDVAEESDKEEESWTGWAKEKISEGLGLKHHADVVDEEEAARKAGHTVKSARESAQNTASEVGKKAGDAKEAAADAAAGASSKAGQAKDKAKETVKGAAGEASSKAEYAKQKTKEAAEAASERGAEAHERSKQGKEKVEEKAREKAGQGYESAKDAAGKAQETLRQTTDAAAEKAAKAKEAAWETTAAAKEKAAAAKDAAANKAGAAKDAAAEKAEAAAKKAQESKEAAKGKATEKAASAKDAAWETVETAKEKASEGYERVKEKARETADTAKERLEEVKERVAGPSADADAGKGKHRRADADKYRSEDEL
- the LOC8082133 gene encoding major facilitator superfamily domain-containing protein 12, giving the protein MADAAKDAAVAAEAQPLGRWPVLSYGVGHMLNDITSACWFTYLLLFLQQIGLAPRDAAVVMLSGQVADGLMTILAGEMIDRFGRFKLWHIGGSVLVGFSFSSVFGGCLLCTILGTDSYLVRTVGYSFFAAVFNIGWAATQVSHMSMVNCMTLNPTSRVALASCRNAFTMVANLGLYGIALAVFGAIKAKECSDIVIQYRWIAYLSIFIGCCFLVVFHVGTKEPTLKSEPNCKKKARISWGYWFKKTLYYQVALLYMLARLITNVSQSLIAFYVTRDLRMNEYSKAIIPAIIFCCSFFVSIVLQEIKWNSRRLKSLLTVGATLWVISGVAVFVLPSEMHNLMYPLAMVIGAANALVMVTTVGLESALVGEDLNGCAFVYGSLSFLDKISCGIALFVLESYEDTMSCGEKRGLNTVSRYGTGLIPSCFAVISLVVASTLRLQDASPTAAALEAPLLV